A stretch of Lactuca sativa cultivar Salinas chromosome 6, Lsat_Salinas_v11, whole genome shotgun sequence DNA encodes these proteins:
- the LOC111893103 gene encoding zinc finger BED domain-containing protein RICESLEEPER 2-like codes for MVITAHFVDHNWRLQKRVLSFVHVPPPRTAVDIADGIYKCLQEWEIKDKIFTISVDNAAYNDKALRRLKETFSRVRKLSCGGRLFHIRCCAHILNLLVKDGLAIIDHIIGDVREGIKYINNSEGRRLNFSKAAHQMQIRDRKLMLDVPTRWNSTYDMLCMALKFKDAFPRYAEYEPHFHHLPTDEDWENVQSVCTNIISGSDYPTANLYLIEVFRVKQTLDKGSLSTNDFIRDMVKKMKEKFDKYWGECHLVMAIASVLDPRFKMKLVEFCFPTLYQNSDENIKEVKNALYEMYSEYLEMHDTLVRESATHGSEHERNVLGLNEGTSLGSGWEAFGEFIKTADLERPEKSELDMYLEEGVYREKGQTGMESFNALEWWNVHKLKYRVLSLMARDVLAIPISTVASEATFSAGGRVIDPYRASLGSDTVQMLICGGDWIRQVHGVKKKLKKEEFPIEVLLPEVNTKFCVSEE; via the exons ATGGTTATTACTGCACATTTTGTAGATCATAATTGGAG ATTACAGAAACGTGTATTAAGTTTTGTACATGTTCCTCCTCCTCGTACTGCGGTTGATATTGCCGATGGTATTTACAAGTGTTTGCAAGAGTGGGAAATTAAAGATAAGATTTTCACCATCTCAGTTGACAACGCAGCTTATAATGACAAAGCTTTAAGAAGATTGAAAGAAACTTTTTCGCGTGTAAGAAAACTTTCATGTGGTGGTAGATTGTTTCATATACGATGTTGCGCACACATATTGAATCTTCTAGTGAAAGATGGTCTTGCAATAATTGATCATATCATCGGTGATGTTCGTGAGGGTATAAAGTATATTAACAATTCGGAGGGTAGACGTCTAAATTTTTCAAAGGCTGCACATCAAATGCAAATACGTGATCGGAAGTTAATGCTTGATGTTCCAACACGATGGAATTCAACCTATGATATGTTGTGCATGGCTTTAAAGTTCAAAGATGCTTTCCCAAG GTATGCAGAGTATGAACCACATTTTCATCACTTGCCAACTGACGAAGATTGGGAAAATGTTCAAAGC GTGTGCACGAATATCATCTCGGGCAGTGATTATCCTACTGCTAATTTATATCTAATTGAAGTGTTTAGAGTGAAGCAAACTCTTGATAAAGGTTCATTATCTACAAACGATTTTATTCGTGATATGGTGAAGAAAATGAAGGAAAAGTTTGACAAGTATTGGGGTGAGTGTCACCTTGTAATGGCAATAGCTTCTGTGTTAGATCCACGGTTCAAGATGAAGTTGGTTGAATTTTGCTTTCCAACACTTTATCAAAATTCAGACGAGAACATTAAAGAAGTGAAGAATGCACTTTATGAAATGTATTCGGAGTATTTAGAGATGCATGACACATTAGTTAGGGAATCTGCAACACATGGAAGCGAACATGAAAGAAATGTTTTAGGGTTGAATGAAGGTACATCACTTGGATCTGGATGGGAGGCATTTGGAGAGTTCATAAAGACTGCAGATTTGGAGAGACCAGAAAAGTCAGAGCTTGATATGTATTTAGAAGAAGGTGTTTATAGGGAGAAAGGACAAACAGGAATGGAATCATTTAATGCTTTAGAGTGGTGGAATGTGCACAAGTTAAAGTACCGTGTTTTATCATTGATGGCTAGAGATGTACTTGCAATCCCAATTTCTACGGTTGCATCTGAAGCAACTTTTAGTGCCGGCGGTAGAGTTATTGATCCATATCGAGCTTCATTGGGGTCCGACACGGTACAAATGTTGATTTGCGGAGGAGATTGGATTAGGCAAGTTCATGGAGTCAAGAAAAAATTAAag AAGGAGGAGTTTCCTATTGAGGTTTTACTGCCTGAGGTGAACACAAA GTTTTGTGTATCTGAGGAGTGA